One genomic segment of Microtus ochrogaster isolate Prairie Vole_2 linkage group LG8, MicOch1.0, whole genome shotgun sequence includes these proteins:
- the Tubb1 gene encoding tubulin beta-1 chain isoform X1 encodes MREIVHIQIGQCGNQIGSKFWEVIGEEHGIDPAGGYCGASALQLERISVYYNEAYGKKYVPRAVLVDLEPGTMDSIRSSRLGALFQPDNFVHGNSGAGNNWAKGHYTEGAELIESVLDVVRRESESCDCLQGFQIVHSLGGGTGSGMGTLLMNKIREEYPDRILNSFSVMPSPKVSDTVVEPYNAALSIHQLIENTDACFCIDNEALYDICFRTLRLTTPTYGDLNHLVSLTMSGITTSLRFPGQLNADLRKLAVNMVPFPRLHFFMPGFAPLTAQGSQQYRALSVAELTQQMFDARNIMAACDPRRGRYLTVACIFRGKMSTKEVDQQLLSVQTRNSSCFVEWIPNNVKVAVCDIPPRGLNMAATFLGNNTAIQELFTRVSEHFSAMFRRKAFVHWYTSEGMDISEFGEAESDIHDLVSEYQQFQDVQAGLEESKEDGEEEEAEMEAEDKEH; translated from the exons TTCTGGGAGGTGATCGGAGAAGAACACGGGATTGACCCTGCTGGGGGCTACTGTGGGGCCTCCGCCCTGCAACTGGAGCGGATCAGCGTTTACTACAATGAAGCCTACG GTAAAAAGTATGTGCCCCGAGCTGTCCTTGTGGACCTGGAACCTGGGACGATGGACAGCATCCGATCCAGCAGATTAGGAGCCCTCTTTCAGCCTGATAATTTTGTTCAtg GTAACTCAGGAGCTGGTAACAACTGGGCCAAGGGCCACTACACCGAGGGAGCAGAGCTGATCGAGAGCGTCCTGGATGTGGTGAGGCGGGAGAGCGAGAGCTGCGACTGCCTGCAGGGTTTCCAGATCGTGCACTCTCTGGGTGGGGGCACCGGCTCAGGCATGGGCACCTTGCTCATGAACAAGATCAGGGAGGAATACCCAGACCGGATCCTTAACTCCTTTAGCGTCATGCCGTCCCCCAAGGTGTCCGACACGGTAGTCGAGCCCTACAATGCCGCCCTGTCCATCCACCAGCTGATTGAGAACACAGATGCCTGTTTCTGCATCGACAACGAGGCACTCTACGACATTTGCTTCCGCACCCTGAGGCTGACGACACCCACCTACGGCGACCTCAACCACCTGGTGTCCTTGACCATGAGTGGCATCACCACCTCGCTACGGTTTCCCGGCCAGCTCAACGCGGACCTGCGCAAGCTGGCGGTGAATATGGTGCCCTTTCCTCGTCTCCACTTCTTCATGCCGGGCTTCGCTCCACTCACGGCCCAGGGCAGTCAGCAGTACCGAGCCCTCTCGGTGGCTGAGCTCACCCAACAGATGTTTGATGCCCGCAACATCATGGCCGCCTGTGACCCTCGCCGCGGTCGCTACTTGACTGTGGCTTGCATCTTCCGGGGTAAGATGTCCACTAAGGAAGTAGACCAACAGCTGCTGTCCGTGCAGACGAGGAACAGCAGCTGCTTCGTGGAATGGATTCCCAACAACGTCAAGGTGGCTGTGTGTGACATCCCACCCCGCGGGCTGAACATGGCAGCTACCTTCCTGGGTAACAATACAGCCATCCAGGAGCTCTTCACCAGGGTCTCCGAGCACTTCTCGGCCATGTTCAGAAGGAAAGCTTTTGTGCACTGGTACACCAGCGAAGGGATGGACATAAGTGAATTTGGGGAAGCTGAGAGTGATATCCATGACCTGGTATCTGAGTACCAACAATTTCAAGACGTCCAAGCAGGGCTGGAGGAGAGCAAAGAGGacggggaggaagaggaggcagaaatggaggcagaagatAAGGAACATTAG
- the Tubb1 gene encoding tubulin beta-1 chain isoform X3: protein MREIVHIQIGQCKKYVPRAVLVDLEPGTMDSIRSSRLGALFQPDNFVHGNSGAGNNWAKGHYTEGAELIESVLDVVRRESESCDCLQGFQIVHSLGGGTGSGMGTLLMNKIREEYPDRILNSFSVMPSPKVSDTVVEPYNAALSIHQLIENTDACFCIDNEALYDICFRTLRLTTPTYGDLNHLVSLTMSGITTSLRFPGQLNADLRKLAVNMVPFPRLHFFMPGFAPLTAQGSQQYRALSVAELTQQMFDARNIMAACDPRRGRYLTVACIFRGKMSTKEVDQQLLSVQTRNSSCFVEWIPNNVKVAVCDIPPRGLNMAATFLGNNTAIQELFTRVSEHFSAMFRRKAFVHWYTSEGMDISEFGEAESDIHDLVSEYQQFQDVQAGLEESKEDGEEEEAEMEAEDKEH from the exons GTAAAAAGTATGTGCCCCGAGCTGTCCTTGTGGACCTGGAACCTGGGACGATGGACAGCATCCGATCCAGCAGATTAGGAGCCCTCTTTCAGCCTGATAATTTTGTTCAtg GTAACTCAGGAGCTGGTAACAACTGGGCCAAGGGCCACTACACCGAGGGAGCAGAGCTGATCGAGAGCGTCCTGGATGTGGTGAGGCGGGAGAGCGAGAGCTGCGACTGCCTGCAGGGTTTCCAGATCGTGCACTCTCTGGGTGGGGGCACCGGCTCAGGCATGGGCACCTTGCTCATGAACAAGATCAGGGAGGAATACCCAGACCGGATCCTTAACTCCTTTAGCGTCATGCCGTCCCCCAAGGTGTCCGACACGGTAGTCGAGCCCTACAATGCCGCCCTGTCCATCCACCAGCTGATTGAGAACACAGATGCCTGTTTCTGCATCGACAACGAGGCACTCTACGACATTTGCTTCCGCACCCTGAGGCTGACGACACCCACCTACGGCGACCTCAACCACCTGGTGTCCTTGACCATGAGTGGCATCACCACCTCGCTACGGTTTCCCGGCCAGCTCAACGCGGACCTGCGCAAGCTGGCGGTGAATATGGTGCCCTTTCCTCGTCTCCACTTCTTCATGCCGGGCTTCGCTCCACTCACGGCCCAGGGCAGTCAGCAGTACCGAGCCCTCTCGGTGGCTGAGCTCACCCAACAGATGTTTGATGCCCGCAACATCATGGCCGCCTGTGACCCTCGCCGCGGTCGCTACTTGACTGTGGCTTGCATCTTCCGGGGTAAGATGTCCACTAAGGAAGTAGACCAACAGCTGCTGTCCGTGCAGACGAGGAACAGCAGCTGCTTCGTGGAATGGATTCCCAACAACGTCAAGGTGGCTGTGTGTGACATCCCACCCCGCGGGCTGAACATGGCAGCTACCTTCCTGGGTAACAATACAGCCATCCAGGAGCTCTTCACCAGGGTCTCCGAGCACTTCTCGGCCATGTTCAGAAGGAAAGCTTTTGTGCACTGGTACACCAGCGAAGGGATGGACATAAGTGAATTTGGGGAAGCTGAGAGTGATATCCATGACCTGGTATCTGAGTACCAACAATTTCAAGACGTCCAAGCAGGGCTGGAGGAGAGCAAAGAGGacggggaggaagaggaggcagaaatggaggcagaagatAAGGAACATTAG
- the Tubb1 gene encoding tubulin beta-1 chain isoform X2: MREIVHIQIGQCGNQIGSKFWEVIGEEHGIDPAGGYCGASALQLERISVYYNEAYGNSGAGNNWAKGHYTEGAELIESVLDVVRRESESCDCLQGFQIVHSLGGGTGSGMGTLLMNKIREEYPDRILNSFSVMPSPKVSDTVVEPYNAALSIHQLIENTDACFCIDNEALYDICFRTLRLTTPTYGDLNHLVSLTMSGITTSLRFPGQLNADLRKLAVNMVPFPRLHFFMPGFAPLTAQGSQQYRALSVAELTQQMFDARNIMAACDPRRGRYLTVACIFRGKMSTKEVDQQLLSVQTRNSSCFVEWIPNNVKVAVCDIPPRGLNMAATFLGNNTAIQELFTRVSEHFSAMFRRKAFVHWYTSEGMDISEFGEAESDIHDLVSEYQQFQDVQAGLEESKEDGEEEEAEMEAEDKEH, from the exons TTCTGGGAGGTGATCGGAGAAGAACACGGGATTGACCCTGCTGGGGGCTACTGTGGGGCCTCCGCCCTGCAACTGGAGCGGATCAGCGTTTACTACAATGAAGCCTACG GTAACTCAGGAGCTGGTAACAACTGGGCCAAGGGCCACTACACCGAGGGAGCAGAGCTGATCGAGAGCGTCCTGGATGTGGTGAGGCGGGAGAGCGAGAGCTGCGACTGCCTGCAGGGTTTCCAGATCGTGCACTCTCTGGGTGGGGGCACCGGCTCAGGCATGGGCACCTTGCTCATGAACAAGATCAGGGAGGAATACCCAGACCGGATCCTTAACTCCTTTAGCGTCATGCCGTCCCCCAAGGTGTCCGACACGGTAGTCGAGCCCTACAATGCCGCCCTGTCCATCCACCAGCTGATTGAGAACACAGATGCCTGTTTCTGCATCGACAACGAGGCACTCTACGACATTTGCTTCCGCACCCTGAGGCTGACGACACCCACCTACGGCGACCTCAACCACCTGGTGTCCTTGACCATGAGTGGCATCACCACCTCGCTACGGTTTCCCGGCCAGCTCAACGCGGACCTGCGCAAGCTGGCGGTGAATATGGTGCCCTTTCCTCGTCTCCACTTCTTCATGCCGGGCTTCGCTCCACTCACGGCCCAGGGCAGTCAGCAGTACCGAGCCCTCTCGGTGGCTGAGCTCACCCAACAGATGTTTGATGCCCGCAACATCATGGCCGCCTGTGACCCTCGCCGCGGTCGCTACTTGACTGTGGCTTGCATCTTCCGGGGTAAGATGTCCACTAAGGAAGTAGACCAACAGCTGCTGTCCGTGCAGACGAGGAACAGCAGCTGCTTCGTGGAATGGATTCCCAACAACGTCAAGGTGGCTGTGTGTGACATCCCACCCCGCGGGCTGAACATGGCAGCTACCTTCCTGGGTAACAATACAGCCATCCAGGAGCTCTTCACCAGGGTCTCCGAGCACTTCTCGGCCATGTTCAGAAGGAAAGCTTTTGTGCACTGGTACACCAGCGAAGGGATGGACATAAGTGAATTTGGGGAAGCTGAGAGTGATATCCATGACCTGGTATCTGAGTACCAACAATTTCAAGACGTCCAAGCAGGGCTGGAGGAGAGCAAAGAGGacggggaggaagaggaggcagaaatggaggcagaagatAAGGAACATTAG